One region of Mycobacteriales bacterium genomic DNA includes:
- a CDS encoding antitoxin, protein MSDLLIRDVPDEVLAAIDARASRLGVSRTEYLRRRLAQDAAVGEGKVDVGDLAGFQETFADLADASVMDRAWR, encoded by the coding sequence GTGAGTGACTTGTTGATCCGTGACGTCCCGGATGAGGTGCTCGCCGCCATCGACGCTCGGGCGAGCCGTCTGGGTGTGTCGCGCACCGAGTACCTGCGTCGGCGGTTGGCCCAGGACGCCGCCGTGGGAGAGGGCAAGGTCGACGTGGGTGACCTGGCCGGCTTCCAGGAGACCTTCGCCGACCTCGCCGACGCCTCGGTGATGGACCGGGCATGGCGGTAG
- a CDS encoding PIN domain nuclease: MAVAGWLVDKSALVRLADSPDAADWADRIDHGLVHIAGVTRLEVGFSARSGADLRAAARRPPLSKMPLVYLTPVIEDRAIAVQQSLADQGHHRAPAVPDLLIAATAELTDLVVLHVDKDYELIAGVTGQPIERLSLAP, translated from the coding sequence ATGGCGGTAGCTGGCTGGCTCGTTGACAAGTCTGCGCTGGTGCGGCTCGCGGACAGCCCGGACGCGGCTGACTGGGCCGACCGGATCGACCATGGTCTCGTGCACATCGCCGGCGTGACCCGGCTCGAGGTGGGGTTCTCCGCCCGTTCCGGCGCTGACCTGCGGGCCGCTGCGCGCCGGCCACCTTTGTCGAAGATGCCTCTGGTGTACCTGACACCCGTGATCGAAGATCGGGCCATCGCCGTGCAGCAGTCGTTGGCCGACCAGGGCCACCACCGAGCGCCAGCTGTCCCTGACCTGCTCATCGCGGCGACCGCGGAGCTGACCGATCTCGTGGTGCTCCACGTAGACAAGGACTACGAACTGATCGCGGGCGTCACCGGACAGCCGATCGAACGGCTTTCTCTGGCCCCATAG
- a CDS encoding transposase has product MHAGIDTHKDTLAASVVDDNGRQQAATTVRNEPAGFGELAKLFADHGVLRVGLECSGTYGRPAAAALKAAGFAVFEVPGSMTVRERNRKPARGKSDPIDALAVARVGRSRGAAAAGPLRGRPAR; this is encoded by the coding sequence GTGCACGCAGGAATCGACACGCACAAGGACACGCTGGCCGCGTCGGTCGTCGACGACAACGGCCGCCAGCAGGCCGCGACCACGGTCCGCAACGAGCCGGCCGGGTTCGGCGAGCTGGCGAAGCTGTTCGCCGACCACGGGGTGCTGCGGGTCGGGCTGGAGTGCTCCGGCACCTACGGCCGGCCGGCCGCGGCCGCGCTGAAGGCCGCCGGGTTCGCGGTGTTCGAGGTGCCTGGGTCGATGACGGTCCGCGAACGCAACCGCAAGCCCGCCCGGGGCAAGAGCGACCCGATCGACGCGCTCGCGGTCGCCCGGGTCGGTCGCTCGCGGGGAGCCGCTGCCGCCGGCCCGCTGCGAGGTCGGCCTGCCCGATGA
- a CDS encoding transposase, with amino-acid sequence MELTILRPGYQRDLPQLTRPQHVAAARKLLRGLSGVRVEITRARLDRIRQLDTEIKTLGARITAMVLAAKTNLLEIRGVGPLTAGRIMGETRDVRRFRDRNAFATANGTAPIPVSSGRTDRYRLNRAGNRRLNEAIHTIALVQSRGPCHGRAFLDRKKAAGKTNRDAMRSLKRRLSDVVYVALHADLRDGIGLYAAPLTT; translated from the coding sequence GTGGAGTTGACCATCCTGCGTCCGGGCTACCAACGCGACCTGCCGCAGCTGACCCGTCCGCAGCACGTGGCCGCGGCCCGCAAGCTGCTGCGCGGGCTGTCCGGTGTCCGGGTGGAGATCACCCGCGCCCGGCTGGACCGCATCCGCCAGCTCGACACCGAGATCAAGACCCTCGGCGCCCGGATCACCGCGATGGTGCTGGCCGCCAAGACCAACCTGCTCGAGATCCGCGGCGTCGGCCCACTCACCGCCGGCCGGATCATGGGCGAGACCCGCGACGTCCGCCGGTTCCGCGACCGCAACGCCTTCGCCACCGCCAACGGCACTGCACCGATCCCGGTCAGTAGCGGCCGCACCGACCGCTACCGGCTCAACCGCGCCGGCAACCGTCGGCTCAACGAAGCCATCCACACCATCGCGCTCGTGCAGTCCCGCGGCCCCTGCCACGGACGCGCCTTCCTCGACCGCAAGAAGGCCGCCGGCAAGACCAACCGCGACGCGATGCGTTCCCTGAAACGCAGACTCAGCGACGTCGTCTACGTCGCGCTACACGCCGACCTCCGCGACGGGATCGGCCTCTACGCAGCGCCGTTGACAACATAG
- a CDS encoding tyrosine-type recombinase/integrase: protein MHGVVHVVEAMVQADGGHRHIGPPKSAAGRRTVAVPPHLWPEIDAHLAAYVGPEPTALLFTKASGASLDRANFHTWWRRATRAAGVPDYRFHDLRHLAATMAAVSGATTRELMRRMGHSSQRAALIYQHATEDRDLTIAEAMSKLVQPQPLPQLRQVADGEA, encoded by the coding sequence ATGCATGGCGTCGTGCACGTCGTCGAGGCGATGGTGCAAGCCGACGGCGGCCACCGCCACATTGGTCCGCCGAAGTCCGCCGCGGGCCGTCGTACGGTCGCGGTACCACCGCACCTGTGGCCGGAGATCGACGCGCACCTCGCCGCGTACGTCGGCCCTGAGCCGACGGCGCTGTTGTTCACCAAGGCCTCGGGTGCGTCGTTGGATCGGGCGAACTTTCACACCTGGTGGCGACGCGCGACCCGCGCCGCCGGAGTCCCGGACTACCGGTTCCACGACCTGCGTCATCTTGCGGCGACGATGGCCGCGGTCAGCGGCGCAACGACCCGCGAGCTGATGCGGCGGATGGGTCACTCGAGCCAGCGCGCCGCGCTGATCTACCAGCACGCGACCGAGGACCGCGATCTGACGATCGCCGAGGCGATGAGCAAGCTCGTGCAACCTCAACCACTCCCCCAGCTGCGTCAGGTGGCCGATGGGGAAGCGTGA